The genomic DNA GGATATTGATTGCCCCCGGCACATGCCCCTTGGCGTAATCCCCCGGCCGTTGGAGGCTGACCAGCAGATACCCCTTATCGCCACCCTTTACCGCCTTGTCATACACCTCTTTTCTGTCAATGAACAGATTGCGTTCGTTGGCAAGAACCGCTCTGGTTCGCTCAATGATGGCCTCTTGACCGTTTGTGTTGTTACCAGCAATGACCGGGGGCACATGGGATTCCTGGGTAGTAGCAGTAACGGTGCTGACCGGATAGCCTGCCGAACCGGGATAGGGGGATGCGATCCCGGATTCAGGGCCATTCCAGTAACTAAGCCCCATCGACATGGCATAGGTCTCATAACCGAGCTGACCAAGAAACAGGGCCGCAGCCATAGAGCGATGGCCGTTGTCGCAGGTGAAGACGAGCTTCTTGTCCCGCGACAGCCGCTTAAGGGATTGCTCATTGGCAAGCTCCGGCAACGGGATGTTGATCGCCCCGGGCACATGCCCCCTGGCGTACTCGTCCGGAGACTGAACGCTAACCAGCAAAAAGGA from Geoanaerobacter pelophilus includes the following:
- a CDS encoding rhodanese-like domain-containing protein; its protein translation is MTIRSLKTSVFALLTALSLCSMAMAAASGATQPKQQAVSSDKSVLDEVLPASNAYFNRFPFMRAEDVFDKIVTAGDQSFLLVSVQSPDEYARGHVPGAINIPLPELANEQSLKRLSRDKKLVFTCDNGHRSMAAALFLGQLGYETYAMSMGLSYWNGPESGIASPYPGSAGYPVSTVTATTQESHVPPVIAGNNTNGQEAIIERTRAVLANERNLFIDRKEVYDKAVKGGDKGYLLVSLQRPGDYAKGHVPGAINIPASDIAKLESLRKLPRDKKIVLICYVGHWGGSAALFLRQLGYEAYDMRFGTLGWNNATEGLGEAKGYLVALEKTLNLPVEKGTLKR